A window of the Bradyrhizobium ottawaense genome harbors these coding sequences:
- a CDS encoding FkbM family methyltransferase: MTAQAPIQFDRVSGVLEGANAWERLAAVALTLGSKVGANFSHRGYNLCANLLRKALTERGIQVRLNPDAVFEFPYGDGYWSKLLNRNFSYENELELLFRDSADIDYTLLDCGANYGYWSVLVSSKPFGSHKAIAIEPSGQNYPKLANNAKINGNRFEVLKCAIGSARGTARLSGTKHEAFSIAGDQSGGEEVPVLALDNLLDDGKIAANGKYLIKLDVEGVEIEAMKGGARLMQGDSVLLCEEHGNDARHTVSRYILEQTPLTLIVFDPRSNRLETVTELSILDRIKVSTHVGYNVFGTASAFWLDRINALNAKAARRAQ; the protein is encoded by the coding sequence GTGACGGCGCAGGCGCCCATCCAGTTTGACCGGGTGTCGGGCGTGCTCGAAGGCGCGAACGCATGGGAGCGTTTGGCCGCGGTCGCGCTGACGCTGGGCTCCAAGGTGGGCGCGAACTTCTCGCATCGCGGCTACAATCTCTGCGCCAATCTGCTGCGCAAGGCGCTGACCGAGCGCGGCATCCAGGTCAGGCTCAACCCCGATGCGGTCTTCGAGTTTCCCTACGGCGACGGCTACTGGAGCAAGTTGCTCAACCGCAACTTCAGCTACGAGAATGAACTCGAACTGTTGTTCAGGGATTCCGCCGATATCGATTACACGCTGCTCGATTGCGGCGCCAACTACGGCTACTGGTCGGTGCTGGTCTCGAGCAAGCCGTTCGGTTCGCACAAGGCGATCGCGATCGAACCGTCGGGGCAGAATTACCCGAAGCTCGCCAACAACGCCAAAATCAACGGCAATCGCTTCGAAGTCTTGAAGTGCGCGATCGGGTCCGCGCGCGGCACCGCGCGCCTTTCCGGCACCAAGCATGAGGCGTTCAGCATCGCCGGCGACCAGTCCGGCGGCGAGGAAGTGCCGGTCCTCGCGCTCGACAATCTGCTGGATGACGGCAAGATCGCCGCAAACGGCAAATACCTGATCAAGCTCGACGTCGAGGGCGTCGAGATCGAGGCCATGAAGGGGGGCGCCCGCCTGATGCAGGGCGACAGCGTCCTGTTGTGCGAGGAGCATGGCAACGATGCCCGGCATACCGTGTCGCGCTACATCCTCGAACAGACCCCGCTGACGCTGATCGTCTTCGATCCGCGCAGCAATCGCCTTGAAACCGTGACCGAGCTTTCGATCCTCGATCGCATCAAGGTTTCAACCCACGTCGGCTACAACGTGTTCGGCACCGCAAGCGCATTCTGGCTCGACCGGATCAATGCGCTCAATGCGAAAGCCGCGCGCCGCGCGCAATGA
- the nuoE gene encoding NADH-quinone oxidoreductase subunit NuoE has protein sequence MSVRRLAPKELQPANFTFSDENLAWAKAQIAKYPPGRQASAVIAILWRVQEQHEGWVSEAAIRAVADLLDMPHIRVLEVATFYTMFQLQPVGKKAHVQVCGTTPCRLRGAADIIEVCQSRIHHDPFHLSKDGNFSWEEVECLGACVNAPMVLIWKDTYEDLTKENFGKVLDGFASGNPPKPGPQIDRQFSAPVGGPTTLKEST, from the coding sequence ATGTCCGTCCGCCGCCTCGCACCGAAGGAATTGCAGCCCGCGAATTTCACGTTCTCGGACGAGAATCTCGCCTGGGCGAAAGCGCAGATCGCCAAATATCCGCCCGGTCGTCAGGCGTCGGCGGTGATCGCGATCCTGTGGCGCGTGCAGGAACAGCACGAGGGCTGGGTTTCGGAAGCGGCGATCCGCGCCGTCGCCGACCTGCTCGACATGCCCCATATCCGCGTGCTGGAAGTGGCGACCTTCTACACCATGTTCCAGCTGCAGCCGGTCGGCAAGAAAGCCCACGTCCAGGTCTGCGGCACCACGCCGTGCCGCCTGCGCGGCGCGGCTGATATCATCGAGGTGTGCCAGAGCCGGATCCACCACGATCCCTTCCATCTGTCGAAGGACGGCAATTTCAGCTGGGAAGAGGTCGAGTGCCTCGGTGCCTGCGTGAACGCGCCGATGGTGCTGATCTGGAAGGACACCTACGAGGACCTGACCAAGGAAAACTTCGGCAAGGTGCTTGATGGTTTCGCTTCCGGCAATCCGCCGAAGCCGGGCCCGCAGATCGACCGTCAGTTCTCCGCGCCGGTGGGTGGCCCGACGACGCTGAAGGAATCCACATGA